In Sphingomonas sp. SUN019, one genomic interval encodes:
- a CDS encoding tannase/feruloyl esterase family alpha/beta hydrolase, with translation MKSGVVLIGVTMGGSLAAAAVLAQSPGSSPAAPVQATPAIAAACAGLTSRENGEAFAKFPDAPTAINSARIVPAGGTHGVADNDLPEICRVEGTISPTVGFLLRMPTSDWNGKFMMGGCGGPCGNYLEDRIDHALVRKYAVVTTDMGHKGGGWLFAYNNPQGQLDFAYRATHLTAKVAKELVAAFYGARAKLNYFIGCSTGGRQAMIEAQRFPKDFDGIVAGAPVYDEVGDTPYFLEWNTRVNTASDGSTILTAPKVDLIRSAVLKQCDARDGLKDGLLTNPAACAFDPKSLICKPGQDAAQCLTPEQADVAQKFRDGARNSKGEKLYWGMPWGSEDQWVNYFGWVNPTGKQYAGSGYSITGYVGYAGGPPSGPAFRAADFDYDRDPERLDLTGPIFNPVNPDLSRLRDAGGKLILFHGWNDNNIPVEASIDYYQKAERANGGPAATRQFFRFFTPPGVNHCRGGEGGGEIDWITAIEDWVERGKAPDQVIAYRPRAPYPTAPRAMEDYGSVYSKFGRHPLSPAYYDRARPVYLWPATARYSGRGDPARPENWRKTMP, from the coding sequence CGCCAAATTTCCCGACGCGCCGACCGCAATCAATTCGGCGCGGATCGTGCCCGCCGGCGGCACGCACGGCGTCGCCGATAACGACCTGCCCGAAATCTGCCGGGTGGAGGGGACGATCAGTCCGACGGTCGGCTTTCTGTTGCGAATGCCGACCAGCGACTGGAACGGCAAGTTCATGATGGGGGGCTGCGGCGGCCCGTGCGGCAATTACTTGGAGGACCGCATCGATCACGCGTTGGTGCGCAAATACGCCGTCGTCACCACCGACATGGGGCACAAGGGCGGCGGCTGGCTGTTCGCGTACAACAATCCGCAGGGCCAGCTCGATTTCGCCTATCGCGCGACGCATCTGACCGCAAAGGTCGCCAAGGAACTGGTCGCGGCATTTTACGGCGCGCGGGCGAAGCTGAACTATTTCATCGGCTGCTCGACCGGCGGACGCCAGGCGATGATCGAGGCGCAGCGTTTCCCGAAGGACTTCGACGGCATCGTCGCCGGCGCGCCGGTGTATGACGAGGTCGGAGACACGCCCTATTTCCTCGAATGGAACACGCGGGTGAACACCGCGTCGGACGGCAGCACGATCCTGACCGCGCCCAAGGTCGACCTGATCCGCAGCGCGGTCCTGAAACAATGCGACGCGCGGGACGGACTGAAGGACGGATTGCTGACCAATCCGGCGGCGTGCGCGTTCGATCCCAAGTCGTTGATCTGCAAGCCCGGCCAGGATGCAGCACAATGCCTGACGCCCGAGCAGGCCGACGTCGCGCAGAAATTCCGCGATGGCGCGCGCAATTCAAAGGGCGAGAAGCTCTATTGGGGCATGCCGTGGGGGTCCGAGGACCAGTGGGTGAATTACTTCGGCTGGGTCAATCCGACCGGGAAGCAATATGCCGGCTCGGGTTATTCGATCACCGGCTATGTCGGTTATGCTGGCGGCCCACCGTCCGGTCCGGCGTTTCGCGCCGCCGATTTCGATTACGATCGCGATCCCGAACGGCTCGACCTGACGGGGCCGATCTTCAATCCCGTCAATCCCGATCTGTCGCGGCTGCGCGATGCGGGCGGCAAGCTGATCCTGTTCCACGGCTGGAACGACAACAATATCCCCGTCGAAGCGTCGATCGATTATTATCAAAAGGCGGAGCGCGCCAACGGCGGCCCGGCGGCGACGCGGCAGTTCTTCCGCTTCTTCACCCCGCCCGGCGTCAATCATTGCCGCGGCGGCGAGGGCGGTGGTGAAATCGACTGGATCACCGCGATCGAGGATTGGGTGGAGCGCGGCAAAGCGCCCGACCAGGTCATCGCCTATCGGCCCAGGGCGCCTTACCCCACCGCGCCGCGGGCGATGGAGGATTATGGATCGGTGTATTCCAAATTCGGCCGCCACCCGTTGTCGCCAGCATATTACGATCGCGCCCGCCCCGTCTATCTGTGGCCGGCGACCGCGCGCTATTCCGGCAGGGGCGATCCGGCCAGGCCCGAGAACTGGCGAAAGACGATGCCGT